The proteins below are encoded in one region of Stenotrophomonas bentonitica:
- a CDS encoding UPF0149 family protein, protein MTELPSVNDVNQASQAAGLGANAAELHGGLCGWLSAGGAPVREWPARVLADDNAPTPVDGDALDQLRVASVAQLEDRDFAFELLLTDSEDTAAQADALFTWARAFLGGFGLGAGSKRPPLSEEGEEALTDLAKLAQASSEDFESGNDDDEDALAEIEEFIRVAALLLHGDCVMAARHRQRLN, encoded by the coding sequence ATGACCGAACTTCCGAGTGTCAACGACGTGAACCAGGCCAGCCAGGCGGCCGGCCTGGGTGCCAATGCAGCCGAGCTGCACGGCGGCCTGTGCGGCTGGCTGTCGGCCGGCGGCGCACCCGTGCGCGAATGGCCGGCGCGGGTGCTGGCCGACGACAACGCGCCCACCCCGGTCGACGGCGATGCGCTCGACCAGCTCCGCGTCGCCAGCGTGGCGCAGCTGGAAGACCGCGACTTCGCCTTCGAGCTGCTGCTGACCGACAGCGAGGACACCGCCGCGCAGGCCGACGCGCTGTTCACCTGGGCGCGCGCCTTCCTCGGCGGTTTCGGCCTGGGCGCGGGCAGCAAGCGGCCGCCCCTGTCCGAAGAAGGTGAAGAAGCGCTCACCGACCTGGCCAAGCTGGCCCAGGCCTCCAGCGAGGACTTCGAGAGCGGCAACGACGACGACGAGGACGCGCTGGCCGAGATCGAAGAGTTCATCCGCGTGGCGGCACTGCTGCTGCACGGCGACTGCGTGATGGCCGCGCGCCACCGGCAGCGCCTGAACTGA